The sequence below is a genomic window from Fuerstiella sp..
ATGTTTCAATCCGTTGGCGGACTTCTGCTGACGCGGCAGTACACGATGAAACCTTTGTCTGACTGGCGGAGATGACCCAGCGCGGAGTACGCAGCATCACACCAATCCCGCCAAAGCGATTCGCCGATGACGGGCCGCCGCAAATCAGACCAAAATGCAGGCGGGCGCCGGTGACAACTTCCACCGAGTTCATAGTGTTTGCTTATACGACTGTTCGATGTAGTTCTGCAGCATGTCAAACGCATCAGTCTCGGCGACTCCACCGGTTTTTTCAACGGCGGACTTCAAAACGGTCATCTGCGCAGTGACATCGGTGTGTGGAAGCAAATGAACGCGAGTTGCCAAAATTGCTGCTTCAAGCACGGCGTGACGGGCACGATTGAAACCAAAAAAAGGTCGCTGTTCACCACAAGCCACAACTTCAGCATTCATCACTGTGCGTTCGTGACTCAGGTCCTGGTCGGTGATGCGAAATTCAAACCAGCGACAGCAATCAAACAGAACCCGACCGTCAATGTGGCTGGCCGGACGGGTTGGTGGAAGTTCTTTCAGTTGTCCGATGGCTGCTTTCGACAACAGGTCAATGGAATCGACGACGTGAAACACCCCGCACGCGGTTTCATTCAGGTTGTGAAAAGTAGTAGATGTCTGGAACGGGCGCAACACGAGATGTCCAAAGTCCCCCTGAACGATCGGGCCCATAGGCGCGACATTAAGGTTTCCTGCGGAGTCCAGACTGGTCACAACACCTTCGACGATCATGTACTGAGTCTAACGAGGGAGCGTCTCAGACCAAGCGAGCAGATGCTTCCCGATGCGCCGTGACTTTGCTGGTTATTCCTGAACCTGACACAATCTGAGCAGGTTTACTGAAATAAGAAGTCCTCAGAGCACGGTCTTTGCGAAGCAGGATAACGGTTGCGTTTCGGTCAGGAAGGTTGAATTCTCAGTAACCGTCCTGATTTGTACGGACAGGCTGGTTGCTGACTACTGCACGATTCCAACATAGAAGCTGAAGATTCGTTCGTCATCGAATACTTCTTTAGCCACAGGGAATCCGAAATCGAACGCGAGGGGGACCTGTCCCATGGCCGGGATCATGATCCGCAAACCCATACCCACGGTTGCTCGGAAGCTGCGGAATGACACCTGGTTGTCAACTGTTCCAAAATCGCTGAAGCCGACGACCTGAACCATGTCATCCGCAGTGACGGGTAACCGATATTCCACTGTGGAAAGCGTCTGAAACGTACCGCCAATACCCACAACGCCGTCCTGTGGCGTCACTCCCCGAAAGGCAAATCCACGAAACGACTGAAAACCACCGGCATAATATCGCTCGAATATTGGTGTGTCGGCGGTCGTGAATCCCATCGTTGTGGACAGGGTCAGTACCTGACGACCGCTGTCATCAGGTCTCCGGAAGAGTGTAAAGTATCGTCGCGCCTCACCGTCAAACCGGGAAAACGTGAAGTCTCCTGCTGCCTGTTCAAACGCAACTTCCATAAAGTGTCCGTCACCCGGCATAATGCTGGCATCACGGGTGTCATTCGTTGCAGACAGACGAATCGTGGACAGAAAATTACTGCCCACAGCGTCGGTCAGAATGGCTGGCGTGGGGATGCGTGGGTTTTTGACGGTGACTTCTTCCAGTCGCAACGTGGCATTCACAGACGCCTCCGGAGACAGTTGCTGACCAAGTCCGATTCGCCCGCCCAGTCGATCTTCCTGCCAGTCGTTGAAGAAACGATTGTAATAGAAACCGCTCAGGCTCAGTGCGTAGTCTGTTTGCATGAAATACTGGTCGACCCAGTTGACGGCGTATCGGCTGACGATGTCACCGGGAGCTGCTTCTGCGCGGAACCGTTGTCCACCACCGCGAAAAGCGCGTCCGTTGACAACATCGGACAAATTCCGTGGTGGAGCAAACAGGTCGAAGTTATTTTCTTCCCAGATAAATGATCCGACGAGTCCGTTGTCGCTGTTGACACCCGCTCCAAACATGATGCGTCCGGTGCGTCCTTCGGTTCCCATCGCATTGATATCGACGTATCCCGGAGGTTGTGCCTGGGATTCGCCGTAGAACGGGCTGCCTTCCAGTACCGTATTGCCCCGACCGGGTCCCTGAGCTCGAATCACCACCGGTTCGGTCGGACGTGTGATGTCCTGGGGCAGCAGCGGGCCCCAGGGCCTGTGGAAAATCTCGGGGTTGACGGGTTGCCAGGAAATGAATGATGCCGGTATCTGCTGATTGTCCTGGTGTGACATCCCGGGCAGATCTTGTTCTGAAGTTTGAACAGCCGGCTCAACGTTTAGGCGACGGCCTTGTGACTGATATGTTGCCGGTGACCGTTGTTTGGGCGGCGCAAACTCACTGTGGTGACCGTTTTTTTCCAGTCGGGGAAGGCGATCAAGTTTTGATGTGAATTCCTCAAGCCATGAGGAGTGAGGTCCGGCGCCCGGCACCGGCTGCTGCCCTCGATATGTTCCGTCAGCTGCAGTAAACATCTCAGTTTCCGGATCGATCCGGACGACATCCAGCTGGACGCCGTTGAAGACCTGGCTGCTGTTGGCTCGACTCTGACCTCGGCGAATCAGTCGTGGGTCAGCCAGATCACCAGGACGTATCTGGAGGTTGTTCAGCAGTACCGTTTGCTTTGTGTAGGGGTTATCGCCCGAAAATTCCGCATTAATGTTGCGCACGTAACGCGGGCGGTCTTCGTCAAACCGGAACACCAGATCAACCTCTCCGGATTTTTCCGTAAATAAGGGTACCGGGACGATGCTGGCGTAATAGTGACCCAGATTCCAGTACGGCGCTAACATCTCACGGACATCCTTCGTCAGACGTCCTGAGTTGAAAAAGTCACCTTCCCGGATCCTCGCATTCTTTCGAAGAGTCTCTCCGGAGAACAGATGGTTGTCTTCAAATTTAATTTGGCCGACTTTGTAACGTGGTCCTTCCGTGACCGAGTACACGGCGCGTACGGAACTGCCATCTTTGGAAAACAACGCTTCAGCTTTTACCTGTGCGTCGAAGTATCCAAGTTTTTGGCAGTAAGCCTTTAATGCCTCTTCATCCTGTTTCAGTGTTTCCGGACGATAGATCCCCTTGATCATTCCCAGAATAGCTGACTTTGTAACAAGATTCTTTTTAAGTGACCCCTTGCCCATCTGAACGGCGCCCGTGATGTCGCGTCTGATGACTCGAACGACCGGGCCTTCTTCAATTTCGATGACTACGTCGCGGTCATCCGGGTGACCGCCTTTTCTGAGTTTCACACGAACGTGGTAGTAGCCTTTTTCCCTGTACTCCTGTTCGATTCGGCTTACTGCCTGTTCGTTGGCTCTGGGATCAAACGGGCTTCCTTTTGCCAGTCCGGTCCAGGAAGTCAGATGCTTGGTTTTGATCTTTTTATTTCCCTCGAACCGGACACTGCGAACGATTGCACGTTCACGTACTTTAAAAATCAGCACCGCACCGTTTTTTGTGTTTTCGTAGCGAGACTGTACATGAGAAAACAGGCGTGTCTGTCTCAGGGTACGTTCGTCTTCCAGAATCATTCGGCCAGTGAGTTGTCGGCCAGGCTGAGTTTTGAGTTTCTGCAGGATCCAGTCTTCCTGGATGGTTTCGTTACCTTCGATGCGTATCTCAACGATGGATTTTGGCACCTGATCGGCGGTCAGCATGTTGCCAAAAAGTGCGAACCACAACACGGTTCCGATGTTCGCCAGGGCACGAATTGCCGTCCGTCGGGAATCGAATCGAATCTGTGTCATGGTGCGTGCAACACCGCCAGTGACCTCATTGAAGTAAGGGATGGCGGATGAAAGAAAAGAGAGACAGAGAGAGGTTCGAAGGGGAATGTCAGTCTTGAGAGAGGGTGTCACACAGTGAGTGACCTGCGCAACCGACGTAGCAATAGCTCAATGTGGAAAATGCCACAATACGAGATCGCTGGCAGCCCGAGCCACTTAAGGTTGAAAGATTGACGATTCACTCCTTTCGGCCGAAATGGCAGTTTCCAATCTTTTCCGAAGACTGTTCATGAGCTCAGGAAAACGAAGATTGACTCATTGACGTAAGGGCATGGTCGACAGTTCGTTAGCCTGTTCCCGAAAAGGTGATCTCCGATGTTGGGTCCACTATCTGCATTACGAACAACGAAATACGCACCGAGTTAAGGCCTGTTGTCACGGGTTCGGCGCACCCCACCGGCTCGAAGCTACTCTCTGTTCCCTGTAAGTCAAAATCGTTAAATCTTCAGAGTGTTATTGATCGGTAAAGTTATGAGGGGCAAGGAGTTATGTGTGGTGAGGTGCAGGCTCTGTTATGGATGCGTCTGATTGCCTCGCAGAGAGGAATGTCTACGTTCAGGCAGCGTCGGACGGGTGCATAAATACATCTCTTGACGGGTAGGGAATGGTGAACCGACGTTCGTCAAATCCGAGCTTAATTCGTTCTGTCAGGTCAAATTTGACATCCCAATAGTCGGTGCTGAGTACCCAGGGCCGGACCACGAAATTCACGCTGCTGTCTGCAAGTTCGGCAACTGCTACGACAGGATTTGGATGAGTCAGGACACGTGAATCGGATTCCACCAATTCTTCCAGGAAACTACGAACCTGCTTTAAGTCATCGCTGTAACCACAACTAACGCTCAGATCGATGCGACGTTTGTTTTCGGCTGAGTAATTGCTGATTGCTCCTCCCGTAATATTTGCATTGGGAACCACAACGCGAACGTTATCGGGTGTCAGGAGAATCGTGCTGAACATCTGGATCTGCACCACTGTGCCACTGGTTGTTCCCAGATCAATATAGTCTCCGACTTTGAAAGGTTTGAAAACCACCAGCATGACTCCTGAGGCAATGTTGCCCAAAGACCCCTGCATGGCCATCCCCACTGCGAAACCGGCAGCTGCAAGGATTGCACTGAGTGATGTCGTGTCGACTCCAAGGCAGCCGAGAGCCGCGATACAGACTGCTACCAGCAGCAGCAGATAGACTACATTCCGCAGGAATCCCAGCAGAGTCTCGTCCACTTGTGCCCGACGAGCGGCCCGGACAATCAATCCGGTTGTAAATTTTGCCACCCACCGTCCAATAACAAAAACAGTGATTGCTGAAACGAGGTCGATGCCATACGTGGTCAGTACGTTGACTGCGTCAGGCGACGTCAGCGCCGCTTTTGGATCTTTAAACAGCAGGTCAAGTAAATACGGCGATTCAACTTCGTCGGCCATCAGAAACAGGTTAATGATCCGCATCGTGTTCTCCGTAACATTGAGCAGACAGTGGTGCCGTACCGGATTATGGCGATTCAGACAAAATCAGGAAATGTGAACTCATGTCAAAGCGATCACCCGTTTTTCATATTTTGCAGCGCAATTCGGGCATTTCTTTGGATGGCAGCGAATCCGGTCCTTTCCAGTGGTGTTCCCTGGAATTGTTCTTGAAACTCGTCTTCAGTCAGCTCCAGTATCGACTGCGGTGTCACGGAATGCAGGTCCGATCGGGGATGAAAAGCCGGATCGCTGTCCCCGGGGGCGAAGCGATTCCAGGGACAGACTTCCTGACAGATATCGCAGCCAAACAGCCAGTTTCCGAAATCAGCTGATAAATCCGGCGGAATCTCGTCTGAACGATTTTCGATGGTGTGGTAGCTGATGCAGCGGTTGGAATCCAGTAAATAGGGTTGAGGAAAAGCGTCGGTGGGGCATGCGTCAATACATCGAGTGCAGGTCCCGCAGTAATCACCCGCATAGGGTTTGTCGTATGCCAGTTGGGCTGTCGTCAGAATGGCGCCCAGGAAGAACCAGCTGCCGATCCCGCGACTGATCAGCATTGTATTTTTTCCGAACCAGCCGATGCCGGCAAGACGGGCGAAATCACGTTCAAGCAGGGGCGCCGTGTCGACTACAATGCGTGACCGAGAATTGGGTACCGCCGTCTGCAGGTGTCCGCTCAGTTCTCTGAGACGTTCGCGAAGGACGCTGTGATAGTCGTGTCCGCTCCACGCGTATCGTGCAATTCGTGCAGTGTCCGGCTGCGGGTCTTTGTTGTGATAATTCATCGCTCCCATTATGACGCTGCGAGTGTTCGGTAGAACGCCGTCAGGATGTTCATAGGCATCGCGGCGACGATGGATCCATTTCATGTCCGCAGCGAACCCGTGGTTGAGCCATTCAAGAAACGGATGAAATCCCGGGGGGGTCA
It includes:
- a CDS encoding DUF447 family protein → MIVEGVVTSLDSAGNLNVAPMGPIVQGDFGHLVLRPFQTSTTFHNLNETACGVFHVVDSIDLLSKAAIGQLKELPPTRPASHIDGRVLFDCCRWFEFRITDQDLSHERTVMNAEVVACGEQRPFFGFNRARHAVLEAAILATRVHLLPHTDVTAQMTVLKSAVEKTGGVAETDAFDMLQNYIEQSYKQTL
- a CDS encoding BamA/TamA family outer membrane protein, which produces MTQIRFDSRRTAIRALANIGTVLWFALFGNMLTADQVPKSIVEIRIEGNETIQEDWILQKLKTQPGRQLTGRMILEDERTLRQTRLFSHVQSRYENTKNGAVLIFKVRERAIVRSVRFEGNKKIKTKHLTSWTGLAKGSPFDPRANEQAVSRIEQEYREKGYYHVRVKLRKGGHPDDRDVVIEIEEGPVVRVIRRDITGAVQMGKGSLKKNLVTKSAILGMIKGIYRPETLKQDEEALKAYCQKLGYFDAQVKAEALFSKDGSSVRAVYSVTEGPRYKVGQIKFEDNHLFSGETLRKNARIREGDFFNSGRLTKDVREMLAPYWNLGHYYASIVPVPLFTEKSGEVDLVFRFDEDRPRYVRNINAEFSGDNPYTKQTVLLNNLQIRPGDLADPRLIRRGQSRANSSQVFNGVQLDVVRIDPETEMFTAADGTYRGQQPVPGAGPHSSWLEEFTSKLDRLPRLEKNGHHSEFAPPKQRSPATYQSQGRRLNVEPAVQTSEQDLPGMSHQDNQQIPASFISWQPVNPEIFHRPWGPLLPQDITRPTEPVVIRAQGPGRGNTVLEGSPFYGESQAQPPGYVDINAMGTEGRTGRIMFGAGVNSDNGLVGSFIWEENNFDLFAPPRNLSDVVNGRAFRGGGQRFRAEAAPGDIVSRYAVNWVDQYFMQTDYALSLSGFYYNRFFNDWQEDRLGGRIGLGQQLSPEASVNATLRLEEVTVKNPRIPTPAILTDAVGSNFLSTIRLSATNDTRDASIMPGDGHFMEVAFEQAAGDFTFSRFDGEARRYFTLFRRPDDSGRQVLTLSTTMGFTTADTPIFERYYAGGFQSFRGFAFRGVTPQDGVVGIGGTFQTLSTVEYRLPVTADDMVQVVGFSDFGTVDNQVSFRSFRATVGMGLRIMIPAMGQVPLAFDFGFPVAKEVFDDERIFSFYVGIVQ
- a CDS encoding mechanosensitive ion channel produces the protein MRIINLFLMADEVESPYLLDLLFKDPKAALTSPDAVNVLTTYGIDLVSAITVFVIGRWVAKFTTGLIVRAARRAQVDETLLGFLRNVVYLLLLVAVCIAALGCLGVDTTSLSAILAAAGFAVGMAMQGSLGNIASGVMLVVFKPFKVGDYIDLGTTSGTVVQIQMFSTILLTPDNVRVVVPNANITGGAISNYSAENKRRIDLSVSCGYSDDLKQVRSFLEELVESDSRVLTHPNPVVAVAELADSSVNFVVRPWVLSTDYWDVKFDLTERIKLGFDERRFTIPYPSRDVFMHPSDAA
- the queG gene encoding tRNA epoxyqueuosine(34) reductase QueG translates to MTAKPDKPNTANMLKQRGHELGFHHIGIAAAVTPPGFHPFLEWLNHGFAADMKWIHRRRDAYEHPDGVLPNTRSVIMGAMNYHNKDPQPDTARIARYAWSGHDYHSVLRERLRELSGHLQTAVPNSRSRIVVDTAPLLERDFARLAGIGWFGKNTMLISRGIGSWFFLGAILTTAQLAYDKPYAGDYCGTCTRCIDACPTDAFPQPYLLDSNRCISYHTIENRSDEIPPDLSADFGNWLFGCDICQEVCPWNRFAPGDSDPAFHPRSDLHSVTPQSILELTEDEFQEQFQGTPLERTGFAAIQRNARIALQNMKNG